From Hyla sarda isolate aHylSar1 chromosome 5, aHylSar1.hap1, whole genome shotgun sequence, a single genomic window includes:
- the TTC39C gene encoding tetratricopeptide repeat protein 39C isoform X2 encodes MVYREHIQNHSPLMSFGASFVSFLNAMMTFEEEKMQVACDDLKMTEKLCESDEGVIETIKNKIKKNVDVRKSAQSMVDRLQRQIIIADCQVYLAVLSFVKQELSAYIKGGWILRKAWKIYNKCYVDINTLQEMYQKKLTQESSPTDAANDNHIAVEGVTEDALNRLKGAVSFGYGLFHLCISMVPPNLLKIINLLGFPGDRLQGLSSLMYASESKDMKAPLATLALLWYHTVVRPFFALDGSDNQAGLKEAKEILHKKESAYPNSSLFMFFKGRVQRLECQINSALTSFHTALELATEQREIQHVCLYEIGWCSMIELNFKDAFRSFERLKNESRWSQCYYAYLTAVCQGATGEVDGAQEVFRDVQKLFKRKNNQIEQFSVKKGDRFRKQKPTKQLCVLAAIEVLYLWKALPNCSLSNLQHMSQACQEVVDPSVAGLRSLLLGAIHKCLGNVEDAVQFFQRAVKDEQGRQQNLYIQPYACYELGCLLLDNPETVGKGKTLLFQAKEEYSGYDFENRLHVRIHAALASLREVVPQ; translated from the exons AACGCCATGATGACTTTTGAAGAGGAAAAAATGCAGGTAGCGTGCGATGACTTGAAAATGACCGAAAAGCTGTGTGAGAGTGATGAAGGAGTGATAGAGACAATCAAAAATAAGATCAAGAAAAAT GTCGACGTTAGGAAGTCTGCCCAGTCTATGGTTGACCGCCTGCAGAGACAGATCATTATTGCAGACTGCCAGGTCTATTTAGCCGTGCTTTCTTTTGTTAAGCAGGAACTGTCAG CATACATCAAAGGTGGTTGGATCCTGCGAAAGGCCTGGAAAATTTACAACAAATGCTATGTGGACATTAACACTCTCCAGGAAATGTATCAGAAGAAGCTAACTCAGGAATCCTCTCCCACTGACGCTGCCAATGATAATCACATTGCTGTGGAGGGTGTCACGGAGGATGCTCTGAACAGACTGAAAGGTGCTGTGAGCTTTGGCTACGGACTTTTTCACCTTTGCATATCCATGGTGCCCCCAAACCTGCTCAAAATCATCAACTTGCTGGGGTTTCCAGGAGACCGTCTGCAGGGGCTATCTTCACTGATGTATGCAAGTGAAAGTAAGGACATGAAGGCCCCTTTAGCTAC GCTAGCCTTGTTGTGGTACCATACCGTAGTCCGCCCTTTTTTTGCACTAGATGGAAGTGATAATCAAGCAGGACTAAAGGAGGCAAAAGAAATTCTCCACAAGAAAGAATCGGCATATCCAAACTCCTCTCTATTCATGTTCTTTAAAGGAAGAGTCCAAAGACTAGAG TGTCAAATAAACAGTGCCTTGACCTCCTTCCACACTGCTTTGGAGCTCGCAACAGAACAGCGAGAAATCCAGCATGTTTGTCTGTATGAGATTG GTTGGTGCAGCATGATAGAATTGAACTTTAAGGATGCCTTCCGATCCTTTGAACGGTTAAAAAATGAATCAAGATGGTCGCAGTGTTACTACGCCTATCTCACTGCAG TCTGTCAAGGTGCAACAGGAGAGGTGGATGGTGCACAAGAAGTATTTAGAGATGTCCAGAAGCTTTTCAAGAGGAAAAACAATCAGATTGAGCAGTTTTCAGTGAAAAAG GGCGAccgattcagaaaacaaaaaCCAACCAAACAGCTGTGTGTACTGGCGGCCATTGAGGTCCTGTACCTGTGGAAAGCTCTACCGAATTGTTCCTTGTCCAACCTTCAGCACATGAGTCAAG CTTGCCAAGAAGTTGTGGATCCATCTGTAGCTGGACTGAGGAGTTTACTCCTTGGCGCCATCCATAAATGTCTGGGCAATGTTGAAGATGCCGTTCAG TTCTTCCAACGTGCAGTGAAGGATGAGCAGGGACGACAGCAGAACCTCTACATCCAGCCATATGCTTGCTATGAGCTAGGCTGCCTCTTGCTGGACAATCCAGAG ACCGTTGGAAAGGGGAAAACATTACTGTTTCAAGCAAAG GAGGAATACAGTGGCTATGATTTTGAGAACAGACTACACGTTCGCATCCACGCAGCCTTGGCCTCTCTCAGGGAAGTGGTCCCTCAGTGA
- the TTC39C gene encoding tetratricopeptide repeat protein 39C isoform X3 — translation MSFGASFVSFLNAMMTFEEEKMQVACDDLKMTEKLCESDEGVIETIKNKIKKNVDVRKSAQSMVDRLQRQIIIADCQVYLAVLSFVKQELSAYIKGGWILRKAWKIYNKCYVDINTLQEMYQKKLTQESSPTDAANDNHIAVEGVTEDALNRLKGAVSFGYGLFHLCISMVPPNLLKIINLLGFPGDRLQGLSSLMYASESKDMKAPLATLALLWYHTVVRPFFALDGSDNQAGLKEAKEILHKKESAYPNSSLFMFFKGRVQRLECQINSALTSFHTALELATEQREIQHVCLYEIGWCSMIELNFKDAFRSFERLKNESRWSQCYYAYLTAVCQGATGEVDGAQEVFRDVQKLFKRKNNQIEQFSVKKGDRFRKQKPTKQLCVLAAIEVLYLWKALPNCSLSNLQHMSQACQEVVDPSVAGLRSLLLGAIHKCLGNVEDAVQFFQRAVKDEQGRQQNLYIQPYACYELGCLLLDNPETVGKGKTLLFQAKEEYSGYDFENRLHVRIHAALASLREVVPQ, via the exons AACGCCATGATGACTTTTGAAGAGGAAAAAATGCAGGTAGCGTGCGATGACTTGAAAATGACCGAAAAGCTGTGTGAGAGTGATGAAGGAGTGATAGAGACAATCAAAAATAAGATCAAGAAAAAT GTCGACGTTAGGAAGTCTGCCCAGTCTATGGTTGACCGCCTGCAGAGACAGATCATTATTGCAGACTGCCAGGTCTATTTAGCCGTGCTTTCTTTTGTTAAGCAGGAACTGTCAG CATACATCAAAGGTGGTTGGATCCTGCGAAAGGCCTGGAAAATTTACAACAAATGCTATGTGGACATTAACACTCTCCAGGAAATGTATCAGAAGAAGCTAACTCAGGAATCCTCTCCCACTGACGCTGCCAATGATAATCACATTGCTGTGGAGGGTGTCACGGAGGATGCTCTGAACAGACTGAAAGGTGCTGTGAGCTTTGGCTACGGACTTTTTCACCTTTGCATATCCATGGTGCCCCCAAACCTGCTCAAAATCATCAACTTGCTGGGGTTTCCAGGAGACCGTCTGCAGGGGCTATCTTCACTGATGTATGCAAGTGAAAGTAAGGACATGAAGGCCCCTTTAGCTAC GCTAGCCTTGTTGTGGTACCATACCGTAGTCCGCCCTTTTTTTGCACTAGATGGAAGTGATAATCAAGCAGGACTAAAGGAGGCAAAAGAAATTCTCCACAAGAAAGAATCGGCATATCCAAACTCCTCTCTATTCATGTTCTTTAAAGGAAGAGTCCAAAGACTAGAG TGTCAAATAAACAGTGCCTTGACCTCCTTCCACACTGCTTTGGAGCTCGCAACAGAACAGCGAGAAATCCAGCATGTTTGTCTGTATGAGATTG GTTGGTGCAGCATGATAGAATTGAACTTTAAGGATGCCTTCCGATCCTTTGAACGGTTAAAAAATGAATCAAGATGGTCGCAGTGTTACTACGCCTATCTCACTGCAG TCTGTCAAGGTGCAACAGGAGAGGTGGATGGTGCACAAGAAGTATTTAGAGATGTCCAGAAGCTTTTCAAGAGGAAAAACAATCAGATTGAGCAGTTTTCAGTGAAAAAG GGCGAccgattcagaaaacaaaaaCCAACCAAACAGCTGTGTGTACTGGCGGCCATTGAGGTCCTGTACCTGTGGAAAGCTCTACCGAATTGTTCCTTGTCCAACCTTCAGCACATGAGTCAAG CTTGCCAAGAAGTTGTGGATCCATCTGTAGCTGGACTGAGGAGTTTACTCCTTGGCGCCATCCATAAATGTCTGGGCAATGTTGAAGATGCCGTTCAG TTCTTCCAACGTGCAGTGAAGGATGAGCAGGGACGACAGCAGAACCTCTACATCCAGCCATATGCTTGCTATGAGCTAGGCTGCCTCTTGCTGGACAATCCAGAG ACCGTTGGAAAGGGGAAAACATTACTGTTTCAAGCAAAG GAGGAATACAGTGGCTATGATTTTGAGAACAGACTACACGTTCGCATCCACGCAGCCTTGGCCTCTCTCAGGGAAGTGGTCCCTCAGTGA